A stretch of Enterobacter cloacae complex sp. ECNIH7 DNA encodes these proteins:
- the sthA gene encoding Si-specific NAD(P)(+) transhydrogenase → MPHSYDYDAIVIGSGPGGEGAAMGLVKQGARVAVIERYHNVGGGCTHWGTIPSKALRHAVSRIIEFNQNPLYSDHSRLLRSSFADILNHADTVINQQTRMRQGFYERNHCEILQGNAHFVDEHTLALECHDGSVETITAEKFVIACGSRPYHPADVDFSHPRVYDSDSILSLHHEPRHVIIYGAGVIGCEYASIFRGMDVKVDLINTRDRLLAFLDQEMSDSLSYHFWNSGVVIRHNEEYEKIEGCDDGVIMHLKSGKKLKADCLLYANGRTGNTDSLQLENIGLETDSRGQLKVNSMYQTALPHVYAVGDVIGYPSLASAAYDQGRIAAQALVKGEATAHLIEDIPTGIYTIPEISSVGKTEQQLTSMKVPYEVGRAQFKHLARAQIVGMSVGTLKILFHRETKEILGIHCFGERAAEIIHIGQAIMEQKGGGNTIEYFVNTTFNYPTMAEAYRVAALNGLNRLF, encoded by the coding sequence ATGCCACATTCCTACGATTACGACGCAATAGTTATTGGTTCCGGCCCCGGCGGCGAAGGTGCTGCTATGGGTCTGGTGAAACAGGGAGCCAGAGTAGCGGTCATCGAGCGCTACCATAATGTCGGCGGCGGTTGCACCCACTGGGGCACCATCCCTTCGAAAGCCCTCCGCCACGCCGTTAGCCGCATTATCGAATTTAACCAGAACCCTCTTTACAGCGACCACTCCCGACTTCTTCGTTCATCCTTTGCTGACATCCTGAATCATGCGGATACCGTTATTAACCAGCAGACACGCATGCGTCAGGGATTTTATGAGCGTAACCACTGTGAGATTTTGCAGGGCAATGCGCATTTTGTGGATGAACACACCCTGGCACTCGAATGCCACGACGGTTCGGTTGAAACCATCACGGCTGAAAAATTTGTTATAGCCTGCGGCTCACGCCCTTACCATCCGGCCGACGTGGACTTCTCGCACCCGCGCGTTTACGACAGCGACTCGATTCTGAGCCTGCACCATGAGCCTCGCCACGTCATTATCTATGGCGCAGGGGTCATTGGTTGCGAATATGCGTCGATCTTCCGCGGAATGGACGTCAAAGTTGACCTGATCAACACCCGTGACCGCCTCCTGGCATTCCTCGATCAGGAGATGTCGGACTCCCTCTCCTACCACTTCTGGAACAGCGGCGTGGTGATTCGCCACAACGAAGAGTACGAGAAGATTGAGGGCTGTGACGACGGGGTGATCATGCACCTGAAGTCCGGTAAGAAGCTGAAAGCAGACTGCCTGCTGTACGCCAACGGTCGTACCGGCAACACCGATTCACTGCAGCTGGAAAATATCGGGCTTGAAACCGACAGCCGCGGTCAGCTGAAGGTCAACAGCATGTATCAGACCGCCCTGCCGCACGTTTACGCGGTCGGCGACGTGATTGGCTACCCAAGCCTGGCCTCAGCCGCTTACGACCAGGGACGCATTGCCGCACAGGCGCTGGTAAAAGGCGAAGCGACGGCGCACCTGATCGAAGATATTCCGACGGGCATCTATACCATCCCGGAAATCAGTTCTGTCGGGAAAACCGAGCAGCAGCTGACGTCAATGAAGGTGCCTTACGAGGTGGGACGCGCCCAGTTTAAACATCTGGCGCGGGCGCAAATTGTGGGGATGAGCGTGGGAACGCTGAAGATCTTGTTCCATCGCGAGACCAAAGAGATCCTCGGCATTCACTGCTTTGGTGAACGCGCGGCGGAAATCATTCATATCGGCCAGGCGATAATGGAGCAGAAAGGCGGTGGTAACACCATTGAGTACTTCGTTAACACCACCTTTAACTACCCGACCATGGCGGAAGCCTATCGGGTAGCTGCGCTGAACGGCTTAAACCGCCTGTTTTAA
- the oxyR gene encoding DNA-binding transcriptional regulator OxyR, translating to MNIRDLEYLVALAEHRHFRRAADSCHVSQPTLSGQIRKLEDELGVMLLERTSRKVLFTQAGLLLVDQARTVLREVKVLKEMASQQGEAMSGPLHIGLIPTVGPYLLPHIIPMLHQTFPKLEMYLHEAQTHQLLAQLDSGKLDCAILALVKESEAFIEVPLFDEPMMLAIYEDHPWANRDRVPMADLAGEKLLMLEDGHCLRDQAMGFCFEAGADEDTHFRATSLETLRNMVAAGSGITLLPALAVPRERKRDGVVYLPCIKPEPRRTIGLVYRPGSPLRSRYEQLAEAIRGSMDGHFDSALKQAV from the coding sequence ATGAATATTCGTGATCTTGAATACCTGGTAGCGTTAGCCGAGCATCGTCACTTTCGCCGCGCGGCAGACTCCTGCCACGTCAGCCAGCCCACGCTGAGCGGTCAGATCCGCAAGCTGGAAGACGAGCTGGGCGTGATGCTGCTGGAGCGCACCAGTCGTAAGGTTCTGTTCACACAGGCAGGTCTGCTGCTGGTGGATCAGGCGCGCACAGTGCTGCGCGAGGTCAAAGTGCTCAAGGAAATGGCAAGCCAGCAGGGGGAGGCGATGTCCGGCCCGCTGCATATTGGCCTGATCCCAACCGTTGGCCCGTACCTGTTGCCGCACATCATTCCGATGCTGCACCAGACGTTCCCGAAACTCGAAATGTACCTGCATGAAGCGCAGACCCATCAGCTGCTGGCGCAGTTAGACAGCGGCAAGCTCGACTGCGCCATTCTGGCGCTGGTGAAAGAGAGTGAAGCCTTTATTGAAGTGCCGCTGTTCGATGAGCCGATGATGCTGGCGATCTATGAAGATCACCCGTGGGCGAACCGCGATCGCGTACCGATGGCCGATCTGGCCGGTGAAAAGCTGCTGATGCTGGAAGATGGCCACTGCCTGCGCGATCAGGCGATGGGCTTTTGCTTTGAAGCGGGTGCGGATGAAGATACCCATTTCCGCGCAACCAGCCTGGAAACGCTGCGTAATATGGTCGCGGCGGGAAGCGGTATTACGCTGCTGCCTGCGCTGGCCGTGCCGCGCGAGCGTAAACGTGATGGCGTGGTTTATCTGCCGTGCATTAAGCCGGAGCCGCGTCGCACTATCGGCCTGGTGTATCGTCCGGGTTCACCGCTGCGCAGCCGCTATGAGCAGCTGGCAGAGGCCATCCGTGGTTCGATGGATGGCCATTTCGACAGCGCGTTAAAACAGGCGGTTTAA
- the ppc gene encoding phosphoenolpyruvate carboxylase, producing the protein MNEQYSALRSNVSMLGKVLGDTIKDALGENILDRVETIRKLSKSSRAGNEASRQELLTTLQNLSNDELLPVARAFSQFLNLANTAEQYHSISPNGEAASNPEVIARTLRKLKDQPDLNEATIKKAVESLSLELVLTAHPTEITRRTLIHKMVEVNNCLKQLDNKDIADYERNQLMRRLRQLIAQSWHTDEIRKHRPSPVDEAKWGFAVVENSLWEGVPNYLRELNEQLEENLGYRLPVDFVPVRFTSWMGGDRDGNPNVTAEITRHVLLLSRWKATDLFLKDIQVLISELSMVEATPELRALAGEEGASEPYRFLMKKLRGQLMATQAWLEARLKGQRLPKPEGLLSQNEQLWEPLYACYKSLQACGMGIIANGELLDTLRRVKCFGVPLVRIDVRQESTRHTEALGELTRYLGIGDYESWSEADKQAFLIRELNSKRPLLPRNWEPSNETREVLNTCKAIVDAPKGSVAAYVISMAKTPSDVLGVHLLLKEAGIDYALPVAPLFETLDDLNNANDVMTQLLNIDWYRGFIQGKQMVMIGYSDSAKDAGVMAASWAQYQAQDALIKTCEKAGIELTLFHGRGGSIGRGGAPAHAALLSQPPGSLKGGLRVTEQGEMIRFKYGLPEVTISSLSLYTSAILEANLLPPPEPKASWCHIMDELSDISCDLYRGYVRENKDFVPYFRSATPEQELGKLPLGSRPAKRRPTGGVESLRAIPWIFAWTQNRLMLPAWLGAGAALQKVVEDGKQNELETMCRDWPFFSTRLGMLEMVFSKADLWLAEYYDQRLVKPELWALGKELRELLEGDIKVVLDIANDSHLMADLPWIAESIQLRNIYTDPLNVLQAELLHRSRLAEEEGKEPDPRVEQALMVTIAGVAAGMRNTG; encoded by the coding sequence ATGAACGAACAATATTCCGCGTTGCGTAGTAATGTCAGTATGCTCGGCAAAGTGCTTGGAGATACCATCAAAGACGCGTTGGGGGAGAACATCCTCGACCGCGTTGAAACCATCCGCAAGCTGTCTAAATCTTCCCGTGCCGGTAACGAGGCCAGTCGTCAGGAGCTGCTCACCACCTTGCAGAACCTCTCAAACGATGAGCTGCTGCCCGTTGCACGCGCATTCAGCCAGTTCCTGAACCTGGCCAACACCGCTGAGCAATACCACAGCATTTCGCCAAATGGCGAAGCTGCCAGCAACCCGGAAGTCATTGCCCGCACCCTGCGTAAACTGAAAGACCAGCCAGACCTCAACGAAGCCACCATCAAAAAAGCGGTGGAGTCGCTTTCGCTGGAGCTGGTGCTGACCGCACACCCCACTGAAATTACCCGTCGCACCCTGATCCACAAAATGGTGGAAGTGAACAACTGTCTGAAGCAGTTGGATAACAAAGACATTGCCGACTACGAACGCAACCAGTTGATGCGCCGTCTGCGCCAGCTGATTGCCCAGTCCTGGCACACCGATGAAATTCGTAAGCATCGTCCAAGCCCGGTCGACGAAGCGAAATGGGGATTTGCGGTGGTGGAAAACAGCCTGTGGGAAGGGGTGCCTAACTACCTGCGCGAGCTGAACGAACAGCTGGAAGAGAACCTCGGCTACCGCCTGCCGGTCGACTTTGTTCCGGTCCGCTTCACCTCCTGGATGGGCGGCGACCGCGACGGCAACCCGAACGTGACCGCAGAAATTACCCGTCACGTCCTGCTGCTGAGCCGCTGGAAAGCGACCGACCTGTTCCTGAAAGACATTCAGGTGCTGATCTCCGAGCTGTCGATGGTTGAAGCGACGCCGGAACTGCGCGCGCTGGCCGGAGAAGAAGGCGCCAGCGAGCCGTACCGTTTCCTGATGAAGAAACTGCGTGGTCAGCTGATGGCCACCCAGGCCTGGCTGGAAGCGCGTCTGAAAGGTCAGCGCCTGCCAAAACCAGAGGGTCTGCTCAGCCAGAACGAACAGCTCTGGGAGCCGCTGTATGCCTGTTATAAATCACTGCAGGCCTGCGGGATGGGCATCATCGCTAATGGCGAACTGCTCGACACCCTGCGCCGCGTGAAGTGTTTTGGCGTGCCGCTGGTGCGTATCGACGTACGTCAGGAAAGTACCCGTCATACCGAAGCGCTGGGCGAGCTGACCCGCTATCTCGGCATCGGTGACTATGAAAGCTGGTCCGAAGCCGACAAACAGGCCTTCCTGATCCGCGAGCTGAACTCGAAGCGCCCTCTGCTGCCGCGCAACTGGGAGCCAAGCAACGAAACCCGCGAAGTACTCAACACCTGTAAAGCGATCGTGGACGCGCCGAAAGGATCGGTGGCCGCCTATGTGATCTCCATGGCGAAGACCCCGTCAGACGTGCTGGGCGTTCACCTTCTGCTGAAAGAAGCGGGAATCGACTACGCTCTGCCGGTCGCCCCGCTGTTTGAGACCCTCGACGACCTGAACAACGCCAACGACGTCATGACCCAGCTGCTGAATATCGACTGGTACCGCGGCTTTATTCAGGGCAAACAGATGGTGATGATTGGCTATTCCGACTCCGCGAAAGATGCGGGCGTGATGGCGGCATCCTGGGCGCAGTATCAGGCGCAGGACGCACTGATCAAAACCTGCGAGAAAGCCGGTATTGAGCTGACCCTGTTCCACGGACGCGGTGGCTCGATTGGCCGTGGCGGCGCGCCTGCACACGCAGCGCTGCTGTCGCAGCCGCCGGGAAGCCTCAAAGGCGGCCTGCGCGTCACCGAGCAGGGCGAGATGATCCGCTTCAAGTACGGTCTGCCGGAAGTGACCATCAGCAGCCTGTCGCTCTACACCAGCGCGATCCTGGAAGCAAACCTGCTGCCGCCGCCGGAGCCGAAAGCATCCTGGTGCCATATCATGGACGAGCTGTCTGATATCTCCTGCGATCTGTACCGCGGCTACGTGCGTGAAAACAAAGATTTCGTTCCTTACTTCCGCTCGGCCACGCCTGAGCAGGAGCTGGGTAAACTGCCGCTGGGCTCACGTCCTGCAAAGCGTCGCCCGACCGGTGGCGTAGAGTCTCTGCGCGCGATCCCGTGGATCTTCGCCTGGACGCAGAACCGTTTGATGCTGCCCGCCTGGCTGGGTGCCGGTGCCGCACTGCAAAAAGTGGTGGAAGACGGTAAACAGAACGAACTGGAAACCATGTGCCGCGACTGGCCGTTCTTCTCTACCCGTCTGGGCATGCTGGAGATGGTCTTCTCGAAAGCTGACCTGTGGCTGGCGGAATACTACGACCAGCGTCTGGTGAAACCAGAGCTGTGGGCGCTAGGTAAAGAGCTGCGCGAACTGCTGGAAGGCGACATCAAAGTGGTACTGGACATCGCCAACGACTCACATCTGATGGCGGACCTGCCGTGGATTGCCGAGTCTATTCAGCTGCGTAACATCTACACCGACCCGCTGAACGTCCTGCAGGCAGAGCTGCTGCACCGTTCGCGTCTGGCAGAAGAAGAAGGGAAAGAGCCGGATCCGCGCGTTGAACAGGCGCTGATGGTGACGATTGCGGGCGTTGCGGCAGGTATGCGTAACACCGGCTAA
- a CDS encoding helix-turn-helix transcriptional regulator → MHHDITHILTDLINGTTPLRQVHFANPAIPAPELALQVDFPRLEIAIEGSMKDQAGSVLQQGDVLYVPAGGWNNPHWQAPATTLSILFGKQQLGFSLLHWDGEDVRNLAKQHVARRGPRIGSLLLQTFHEIQMQPHEQQTARLIIASLLSHCVDLLGSQIQTASRSQALFEAIRVYIDEHYATPLTRESVAQAFYISPNYLSHLFQKTGAVGFNEYLTHTRLEHARQLLKGYDLKVKEVAHACGFVDSNYFCRLFRKNTERSPSEYRRQYHSQLTGKGASPE, encoded by the coding sequence ATGCACCACGACATTACCCACATCCTGACTGACCTGATCAACGGCACAACGCCGCTGCGTCAGGTGCATTTTGCGAACCCAGCGATCCCCGCCCCCGAACTTGCCCTGCAGGTCGATTTCCCACGTCTGGAGATCGCGATCGAAGGTTCAATGAAAGACCAGGCTGGCAGCGTTTTACAGCAGGGGGATGTTTTATACGTCCCGGCTGGCGGCTGGAATAATCCACATTGGCAAGCTCCCGCAACCACGCTGAGTATCCTGTTTGGCAAACAGCAGCTTGGGTTTAGCCTTTTGCATTGGGACGGTGAAGACGTTCGAAATCTGGCAAAGCAGCACGTTGCCCGCCGCGGTCCGCGTATTGGATCGCTACTCTTACAGACGTTCCATGAAATCCAGATGCAACCGCATGAGCAGCAAACCGCGAGGCTAATTATCGCCAGCCTGCTTAGCCACTGCGTGGACCTTCTGGGGAGTCAGATCCAAACCGCCTCCCGCAGTCAGGCTCTGTTTGAAGCGATTCGGGTCTATATTGACGAACACTACGCCACTCCCCTTACCCGGGAATCCGTCGCGCAGGCGTTCTATATCTCCCCAAACTACCTGTCTCATCTGTTCCAGAAAACGGGCGCAGTGGGTTTTAATGAATACCTGACGCATACCCGGCTGGAACACGCGCGCCAGCTGTTAAAAGGGTATGATTTAAAAGTGAAAGAGGTGGCGCATGCCTGCGGATTTGTCGACAGCAACTATTTCTGTCGGTTATTTCGCAAGAACACGGAGCGTTCGCCGTCAGAATACCGTCGCCAGTATCACAGCCAGCTCACCGGAAAGGGTGCTAGTCCAGAATGA
- a CDS encoding PTS fructose-like transporter subunit IIB — MTVIAGRHLVAVTACVSGVAHTYMAAERLEKLCQQEKWSVNIETQGALGVESELTEEDIRRADVVLLITDIELAGSERFEHTRYVKCGINAFLRDPQKVMGAVRKMLSAPQQTQIILD; from the coding sequence ATGACAGTGATAGCGGGACGTCATCTGGTGGCGGTGACCGCGTGCGTCAGTGGCGTCGCACATACCTATATGGCTGCCGAACGGCTGGAAAAGCTCTGCCAGCAGGAGAAGTGGAGCGTTAACATTGAGACGCAGGGAGCGCTGGGCGTTGAGAGTGAGCTTACGGAAGAGGACATCCGGCGTGCTGATGTCGTATTGCTCATTACTGATATCGAACTGGCGGGCAGTGAACGTTTCGAGCATACGCGCTACGTGAAGTGCGGTATTAACGCCTTTTTACGTGACCCACAAAAGGTGATGGGCGCGGTGCGTAAAATGCTATCCGCTCCGCAGCAAACTCAGATCATTCTGGACTAG
- a CDS encoding [formate-C-acetyltransferase]-activating enzyme, producing the protein MTLSAAQHISCDVVETRVDVARIFNIQRYSLNDGSGIRTVVFFKGCPHRCPWCANPESISPKIETVRRESKCLHCAPCLRDAEECPSGAFEHIGRDVTLDELENEVMKDDVFFRSSGGGVTLSGGEVLLQAPFATQLLQRLRRFGVHTAIETAGDAPLSRLMPLAHQCDEVLFDLKIMDTALAQSVLAMNLPRVLDNFRQLVADGINVIPRVPLIPGYTLNETNMARVLAFLLPSGIRQLHLLPFHQYGEPKYRLLGQVWGMRQAIPPTEDEVSAMRQLAECEGFNVTLGG; encoded by the coding sequence ATGACATTATCCGCCGCACAGCACATCAGCTGTGACGTGGTTGAAACGCGCGTCGACGTGGCGCGTATTTTCAACATCCAGCGCTACTCACTGAACGACGGAAGCGGCATCCGCACGGTGGTTTTTTTTAAAGGCTGCCCTCACCGCTGTCCGTGGTGTGCGAATCCGGAGTCGATCTCCCCGAAAATCGAGACGGTGCGCCGGGAGAGTAAATGTCTGCACTGTGCTCCCTGCCTGCGGGACGCTGAGGAGTGTCCCTCCGGCGCGTTCGAGCACATCGGGCGCGACGTGACGCTGGATGAGCTTGAAAACGAGGTGATGAAAGATGATGTCTTCTTTCGTTCCTCGGGAGGCGGGGTGACGCTTTCGGGCGGGGAAGTGTTGCTGCAGGCGCCTTTCGCGACACAGCTTCTACAGAGGCTGCGTCGTTTCGGCGTGCATACGGCCATCGAAACGGCAGGCGATGCGCCTTTGTCGCGATTAATGCCGCTGGCTCACCAGTGTGATGAAGTGCTGTTTGATTTGAAGATCATGGACACGGCGCTGGCCCAATCCGTTTTGGCTATGAATCTCCCCAGGGTGCTGGATAATTTCCGCCAGCTGGTGGCTGACGGGATAAACGTGATTCCCCGCGTCCCGCTTATTCCTGGCTATACGCTTAACGAAACGAACATGGCGCGCGTGCTGGCTTTCCTGTTACCTTCAGGAATACGGCAGCTGCATTTATTGCCCTTCCATCAGTATGGGGAGCCAAAATACCGTCTGCTGGGACAGGTGTGGGGAATGCGGCAAGCGATCCCGCCGACAGAAGATGAGGTGTCAGCGATGCGTCAGCTGGCCGAGTGCGAAGGTTTCAATGTTACCCTGGGAGGCTGA
- a CDS encoding formate C-acetyltransferase has product MTNRTQRLKDALFASPREISLERALLYTASHQQTEGEPVILRRAKATAYILDHVNIAIRDEELIAGNRTVKPRAGIMSPEMDPYWLLKELDQFSTRPQDRFEIGEADKQIYRDVLYPYWEKRSMKDFINSQMTDEVKAAVGTQIFSVNQTDKGQGHIIIDYPRLLNNGLGVLVEELRERCARDAQNTFYAAALILLEASQRHILRYASLAEELAASSDAARREELRKMAEISRHNAQHKPQTFWQACQLFWYMNVILQYESNASSLSIGRFDQYMLPFYQASLSQGEAPAFLKEILESLWVKCNDVVLLRSTSSARYFAGFPTGYTALLGGLTENGRSAVNVLSFLCLDAYQSVQLPQPNLGVRVNELIDRPFLLKTAETIRLGTGIPQIFNDEVVVPAFLNRGVSLEDARDYAVVGCVELSIPGKTYGLHDIAMFNLLKVMEIAMQENEGNAALSYEGLLDHIRAKINHYIALMVEGSNICDIGHRDWAPVPLLSSFISDCLESGKDITDGGARYNFSGVQGIGIANLSDSLHALKGLVFEQQRLSFDELLAVLKANFATPEGEKVRARLINRFEKYGNDIDDVDNISAELLRHYCKEVEKYRNPRGGQFTPGSYTVSAHVPLGAVVGATPDGRFAGEQLADGGLSPMLGQDMQGPTAVLKSVSKLDNYLLSNGTLLNVKFTPATLEGDTGLQKLADFLRAFTQLKLQHIQFNVVNAETLREAQQRPQDFAGLVVRVAGYSAFFVELSKEIQDDIIRRTAHQL; this is encoded by the coding sequence ATGACGAATCGTACCCAGCGTTTGAAAGACGCACTTTTTGCCAGCCCACGTGAAATCTCGCTTGAGCGTGCTTTGCTCTATACCGCCAGCCATCAGCAGACGGAAGGTGAGCCGGTTATCCTCAGGCGTGCAAAAGCCACGGCGTACATTCTTGACCATGTGAACATCGCGATTCGTGATGAGGAACTGATTGCCGGAAACCGGACCGTTAAACCGCGTGCGGGCATTATGTCGCCTGAGATGGATCCGTACTGGCTGCTTAAGGAGCTGGACCAGTTCTCCACTCGTCCACAGGACCGCTTCGAGATCGGCGAAGCGGATAAACAGATCTACCGTGACGTGCTGTATCCCTACTGGGAAAAACGGTCAATGAAGGATTTCATTAACAGCCAGATGACGGATGAGGTGAAAGCCGCTGTGGGGACGCAAATTTTCAGCGTCAACCAGACGGACAAAGGGCAGGGGCATATCATTATTGATTATCCGCGCCTGCTCAATAACGGCCTGGGTGTGTTGGTGGAGGAATTGCGCGAACGCTGCGCCCGCGATGCGCAGAACACGTTCTATGCCGCCGCGTTGATTCTGCTTGAAGCGTCCCAGCGTCATATACTGCGCTATGCATCACTGGCTGAAGAGTTGGCTGCAAGCAGCGATGCAGCACGGCGTGAAGAATTACGGAAGATGGCAGAAATCTCGCGCCACAACGCGCAGCATAAGCCGCAAACGTTCTGGCAGGCGTGTCAGCTCTTCTGGTACATGAACGTTATTTTGCAGTATGAATCCAACGCAAGTTCGCTCTCCATCGGGCGCTTTGACCAGTACATGCTGCCCTTTTATCAGGCCTCGCTCTCACAGGGCGAAGCGCCCGCTTTCCTGAAAGAGATTCTGGAATCGCTGTGGGTGAAGTGCAATGATGTGGTGCTTTTACGCTCGACCAGCAGCGCCCGCTATTTTGCCGGATTCCCGACCGGGTATACCGCACTATTGGGCGGCCTGACGGAGAACGGTCGTAGCGCGGTGAATGTGCTTTCCTTCCTGTGCCTGGATGCTTATCAGAGCGTTCAGCTTCCTCAACCGAACCTTGGCGTGCGGGTTAACGAACTTATCGACCGTCCTTTTCTGCTTAAAACGGCGGAGACGATCCGCCTGGGCACCGGTATCCCGCAGATTTTCAATGACGAAGTGGTGGTGCCCGCTTTCCTGAATCGGGGGGTGTCGCTGGAAGATGCGCGCGACTACGCGGTGGTTGGCTGTGTAGAACTGTCAATTCCGGGTAAAACCTACGGTCTGCATGATATCGCGATGTTTAACCTGCTGAAGGTGATGGAAATCGCGATGCAGGAGAACGAAGGCAACGCAGCGCTGAGTTATGAAGGCTTGCTGGACCATATTCGCGCCAAAATTAATCACTACATTGCGCTGATGGTTGAGGGGAGCAACATCTGCGATATCGGCCATCGAGACTGGGCACCGGTACCGTTGCTCTCTTCATTTATCAGCGATTGTCTTGAATCAGGGAAAGATATTACCGACGGCGGGGCGCGGTATAACTTTTCTGGCGTTCAGGGAATCGGGATAGCCAACCTGAGCGATTCACTGCACGCCCTGAAAGGGCTGGTCTTTGAACAGCAGCGCTTAAGTTTTGATGAGCTCTTAGCCGTGTTAAAAGCGAACTTTGCCACCCCAGAGGGCGAAAAGGTGCGTGCAAGGTTGATCAATCGCTTCGAAAAATACGGCAATGATATCGATGATGTCGACAATATCAGCGCTGAACTGCTGCGCCATTACTGTAAAGAGGTCGAAAAATACCGGAACCCGCGCGGCGGACAGTTCACGCCAGGCTCTTATACCGTATCGGCACACGTGCCGCTGGGGGCGGTGGTGGGAGCTACACCGGATGGCCGCTTTGCCGGAGAGCAACTGGCTGACGGTGGGCTCTCGCCGATGCTTGGGCAAGATATGCAGGGCCCAACGGCGGTATTAAAATCGGTAAGCAAGCTGGATAACTATCTGTTATCTAACGGTACGCTGTTAAACGTTAAATTTACCCCTGCGACGCTGGAAGGCGATACCGGGCTGCAAAAGCTGGCGGATTTCCTTCGCGCTTTCACCCAGCTTAAGCTGCAGCATATCCAGTTTAACGTGGTGAACGCGGAAACATTGCGTGAAGCGCAACAGCGTCCACAGGATTTTGCCGGGCTGGTGGTGCGCGTTGCCGGATACAGCGCCTTCTTTGTCGAGTTATCGAAGGAGATCCAGGATGACATTATCCGCCGCACAGCACATCAGCTGTGA